Below is a window of Apium graveolens cultivar Ventura unplaced genomic scaffold, ASM990537v1 ctg1976, whole genome shotgun sequence DNA.
ttgagtaaataaaaattcaaggagtgaaagaatcataaaagtctaggatcttgatttgttcgttaatcagaagtctctgataccaattgttaggtctcaatatgtttgtagaaggggggttgaatacaaacaataccgtttaatcgaataaaatacggaataaaaaagtgaaacaaaattcaagttaaataaaattattattaaacttaaaaggtgttacaacaacggtatcgtttacaagggattaaactcaaatcaattatcacaaatctagaataaattcgacatgaactttttctatttttgcaataaaaagatcaaatgctaaaagcgatttgagattaagttctagggatttcgatccgctagatagttacacaagaacaagaaaatgatttctagtggttaagatttaacaataaatattagAAATGAATGTCCTGAGATATTGCAGTTGAGAATAATAAGTTCACTACTTTCTGtttttctttctgtgttcttgagtaGTTGGTTGTATTCAATGCTTTCGTGTGAAATCAACTGCTGTTGTTAAGTAAAAAAAACACTACAATTGAtccagaaagactttcggcaagacaatttatgtgaactggaaagactttcggcaagacaatccatttgaactggcaagacaatcaaatgaactggcatgactttcggtatgactattgattgtcataccgattatcttgctaatacaaaagatagacTTGCTGAATTAATgtagaatattaattcaaaatcaattctgaaaatacataatattaattcagaattaattaatcaattaattcaattaatcaataaattaatctttgcagatttaatttattttcttaattaaattatacgacttaattaattaatagcgaattaatactactcttgaacaacaaccctTCTTCTGAAAATCCTCTAAAAGTCACTGTCAATTATGGATCAATTCCACCACctcaatgctgacactcgatgtactgtctggttcatgagtgactaacttccgtgacgtttcttcatgccttgaccttgatactcttgattttcttcagactaaatccttgtaattaattgataccctgacgagatctctgtcacttgattaaatccaaaatcttgatttatatcactgaggcttgatcaatttcttgagcttcttccagtgaattaagtcatcaagtatgtagaagaacaatgttacttaatcctttgacatatgttactctgagagatctctctgacgataggaccactatttacttgttacatccttatttgagttgagttaaatcctcgaataaacaaataagctatgacatatgcctttcaagaTCAATAATACATATGCTTAATTATTGATTGAATAAATCATATCAGTTAAATCAGACCAGTTATTTATATTACTAAATACTAAGCATGATTACTAAGCATGACAACTAAACATTCCCACTAATTATCTTTTTAACCACGATGTAGTCCATACTCATCTAACAATACAGTTATACATCATTTAATTATAACAATTTAATGTTACTGAAACCACGTAATCCTCCACTTCTCCACTTCTTTTGGTACATAGTAACAGTTAGTTTCCCCCGTAtgatatatatttaatattattgcCCATTGTTGTAACATTTACCTTAACTGTTTCATTTATTGATTGCAGATTCATACCAACAATGTTTGATCAGATATCTTCTCTCAATTTGTCTAGAACCACATGGAAAATAAAAATAAGGGTTACAAAAATGTGGCATTCCATTCCGAACTCTGCCAGTTCAAGTGATGCTATTAAGGGATACAATCTTATTTTGCTGGATGATAATGTAAATATCCTTAATCACCATGTTATATTGTCATAATAACAATATCCTTAACTGTCAGTTTATCTCAATGTTTATTTACATTTTTTTAAGAGTTTAGGTTTATTTATGTGTTTTTGTTATTATAGGATTCTCATATCCATGCTTACATTTATCCTGATCACTGGAAAAATCACGCTCATAAAATAGTGGAAGGTGGTGCATACATACTTTCCAATTTTTACACCAAGCAAGCGTTGGGAACTCTGAAACCGGTGTCGTCTAGGTTTATAATTAATTTCTCACATTTGACAACGGTTGATCCAGTTGATGATGATATCATGATTTCTAATTACAAGTTTGAATTTGTGGATTTGAGTGATTTGTTTGTTGTCGCACAAGCAAATGGTGATGCAGAATTTCCAGAATATGCAACAGGTTTTTGAAACATAAGGCACTCTAATCATATAGTTCTCATTATTGTTCTTTCTTACTAATGTGACCAACatatcttttatttttattttcgaGATGTCATGGGAGTCGTAGAGGGTTATGAGAATCTTTCCAAGATTGACACAAAGTTTAGAGAGCGGGACATTCTCCATTTTAGGATATCTGATGGGAGGTACAATTTTTTTGCCAGATGTTTTAGTATAATTATTATCGTTTTAGCCTCAattttttttcaatatttttaaatttaacttTTTAATATAATATGTTCAGGAACTCATCCAAGGTTACTGTATGGGGTAATCTTGTTGTTGCAATGGAAGCACAGTATAATGAGATTTCAAAAGAAGAACCGATCATTGTTATTTTGACAACCACTAAACTCAAGATATTTCACAGCAAGTCCTATTATATTAGACACTTATAGAATGTTGTAATTTAACGCATATCTCATCTGTAACATGTATTTGATTTCAGCTTCTGTTCAAGTTAGCACTGTGCCAGTTTCAAAGATATATCTAAATCTAGGTTTTGATGATGTGCATGAGATGAGGCAGAGGTTAGATTTCTTTTATGATCGAAAATAAATAAGTTTACTTTATTATTTTGTATACTTGTGGAGATATAAcatttaatataattaattttaaggCTACGTGAATAAGGTTATGTTCTGTCagataataaaatatcatcatCGACTCAATCTCAAATCTCCAACGCATATTTGGTTGAGATGGTCACGCTTAAGGAACTGAGTGAGAAGTCTGCAACAAATTATCTTAAGGTTTCTTTTTAATCCTTTTGTGCCAATAGTTTTTTTTTAACTTATAAAGCATGCCTACAATATTTTCCTACATTAAAATTTGAAATTTCATGTATATGAACATAATTATCAATTATAAAATTTGTGTGTAGTATTAAATTCCATTTGTGCAGATGAATTTTCTGTGCAAAGTGAAAGTGAAGAATGTGGAGGACAGTGATGGTTGGTGGTATCTCAGCTGCAGCAAAAATGATTGTTTCGAGGAAGTTACAAAGCTGGAAGGAAAATACAGATGCTCAAAGTGTAGCAAAAACTACCCTGTTCCTCAAAAAAGGTTGTAccaatttataataatttttttaaaataaaacaggTTAATGCTTAATATTTATTAAGTTAATTccataatttttgaatttatgaATGCATGTATGTATAAGATAGTCATTCTTGCAGAAGATTGTACGGAAGCTTTTAATTTTGTTCTTTTTGATCGTGCTGCTAAGCGTTTGGTGGGGAAGACATCAACTAAGCTAATTGCAGAGGGATATGAGATTATTGGGGTTTTTTCACATATATGTATACATGTTATTTGTTATCAATATTTTTTGTTTTACATTTTAAACCTAATTTGTATGTACTAATTTAATTCTGCAGGATCCAGGAACATATCTTCCGCAAATAATTGCTTTTGCAGGGAAGGAAATTACACTAAGAATTGAGCTTAATGATGATAATATCCTTCTAAATAGTACTATTTTCTATGCAATTGATGCATTTGATTCTGATAGTGCAACTCCATCCATGTCTGCAACCACAGTGACTAATACAGAGACCTCAAACTTTGGAGATGTAAGATTAATTTCCCCACTGACATATCTTGATATATACTTAACCATATATGTATAAGTATTTTTTTAGCACATGTACTATCATAATTTAACATATAAGTGTTagcaatcttgtacgataaagacattgttatatatatatatattgaatatataactacttcacaaaacattgttaattcttaaatcacataagcatatgagaattaacaattaaattaggagaagggtttgagaaaacaaacagagattggatttaatctcgagtccagaaaactgtctccttaaagcagtttcgccccgcaccatccgtgtttagcgacctgcttcccagaataaaacgagatactagtataatcgatagatcgaatatactctcagcgaacttgaactgagcccgagaactatcaccggaatattggaaaaatttaagactaaagagaccgagaatgaaagagatgactcttatttcctcgacttaataaaactggtgccctaagactctatttataaagagaggcttgaaaggacttgtttttcttttcgatgtggtacatggtatttataagaaaaactaaggaataggtttgtgctactctcgatatggtacaaaaccacttttcatattaaaaggtaaaactttggaacatcagttctcattcaccttttactcattttgagcgtgttaatatgcgttggaatcccctcgaagagaagaatacgttccaataaatacacaccactaacacataatgtgtctcactcatatagagtctcaaaatgattgacaacttagtctaaaatactaagtttgtccaacaatcccccacaaatgagattgatggtccagtagcacgcaccatatagacagacagacgcggagcttgacttggtgatagttccggcggtcggatatagcatacgataggtagagaatgctccttgaaccttcgctcgaataagtatatcgactttactggtagacagtatgacgcgatgtccttgaactgttcgaccgtttgtgtaaacgatgacatactcatcactataactttcctgactcattcagttctcatgattatgtccattttggccctggaacatcgtcctggttctgcaagagtGTTAGGagtgtatgtgcattagtttgatgatatgtttaacaaaatacttaagtagaaatttagtgtctgtagcctcaacggataagaccactttggctatccgttgatggtgtagctttacttagaaataagtctagtgttgtagcatgtttcagtctctgtatttaaaatgtaattcttggaagttgagagaaactatgagtcatgttgactactagatgatatgcagataggaaggccaattgtaaatacttcatgccttgtaattttgtataagtgaagtggtatcaacggatgacttaaagaccttcaacggatgagaagctaagcttcaacggatgtctctaaagcttcaacggataaagtcttcaacggataacatccttcaacggatgagtacatcaacggatgaaagcttcaacggatgttctgatgattagccgttgataaggggtagttgtaccttcaaacagaggcacatgggttgatagagacaactgagatgtggtagccgaatttcaggaacaacagaaaaagcagccgttcttctttagtacaaagatgcaatagtcaacaaagtactggagtgaacaggaaaagaagcaagtgaagatcttattttattaccgtattttatattgttcttcacttgtacacttggtaatatataaaccaagtagaagctagtaattagtagagagattttccagagctgtttagaaaaatattgagagaaaattcatctagtttgtactaggatgcagctgtgatcaacattgtttaatcacagattttctaaaataccatctctggtggaacaacaaatccaccagaaaagtttttaaggtctgttgtgttctttacatttgtgcttgaatatatatctgtctgtattagcttaaagcaattcacacacttgttcttcttgaacacacaactttcataaactgctcaaaacttgaaaaagttttgagatttacattcaaccccccttctgtaaatctcattgttagtccactaggaataacaattggtatcagagcaggctcttgacatacaaagagtttaaagatcttggaatctaacaaagatgagtaagaaggatattggagtaaagatcccagttcttgacaaagacagttatcaccattggaaggtgaaaatgcaccttcatctactctcccaagatgaaggttatgtaaactgcattgagaatggtcctcacattccccacaaagtagcaacagttgctacagccacagttgctgttggtcaatccattccaaaacctagagcagaatggacaatggaagacacagaagaagtccacaaggataagaaggctatgaacattttgtttaatggtcttaacatggatatgtttgataatgtgataaattgcacaactgccaaagaggtttgggacacagttcaactactgtgtgaaggtacagaacaagtgaaagaaaacaaaatgcagcttctcattcaacaatatgaatactttcattttgaagaaaatgaatctttaaatgaaacattcaataggttccaaaagctgttgaatggactgaagttgtatggaagagtgtaccaggtgaaggattcaaatcttaaatttttaagatccttgccaaaggaatggaaacccatgactgtctccttaagaaactctcaagattataaggacttcactcttgaaagattgtatggaatcttgaagacttatgaactagagctggaacaggatgagatattggagaaggggagaaagaaaggaaattcagttgcattggtagctgaagat
It encodes the following:
- the LOC141700251 gene encoding uncharacterized protein LOC141700251 codes for the protein MWHSIPNSASSSDAIKGYNLILLDDNDSHIHAYIYPDHWKNHAHKIVEGGAYILSNFYTKQALGTLKPVSSRFIINFSHLTTVDPVDDDIMISNYKFEFVDLSDLFVVAQANGDAEFPEYATDVMGVVEGYENLSKIDTKFRERDILHFRISDGRNSSKVTVWGNLVVAMEAQYNEISKEEPIIMNFLCKVKVKNVEDSDGWWYLSCSKNDCFEEVTKLEGKYRCSKCSKNYPIVILAEDCTEAFNFVLFDRAAKRLVGKTSTKLIAEGYEIIGDPGTYLPQIIAFAGKEITLRIELNDDNILLNSTIFYAIDAFDSDSATPSMSATTVTNTETSNFGD